The Pseudomonas wenzhouensis genome has a segment encoding these proteins:
- the istA gene encoding IS21-like element IS1491 family transposase: MRKIREVLRLKFEVGLSARQIAVSVQVGRVTVGDYLNRFAASGLSWPCSLSDAELEQQLFPPAPAVVSEKRPLPDWAWVHAELRRPGVTLALLWQEYRLSQPQGFQYSWFCEHYRAWQGKLDVVMRQEHRVGEKLFVDYAGQTVPVIDRHSGEIRQAQVFVAVLGASSYTFAEATWSQQLPDWLGSHARCFAFLGGVPEIVVPDNLRSAVSKAHRYEPDINPSYRDLAKHYGVAVVPARARKPRDKAKAEVGVQVVERWILAALRNRQFFSLDELNSAISVLLERLNQRPFKKLPGSRQTAFDSLDRPALRPLPVQPYVYAEWKKARVHIDYHVEVDGHYYSVPYQLVKKQLEVRLTARTVECFHANQRVASHLRSPHKGRHSTQAEHMPKSHREHAEWTPRRLIRWAEQTGPNTAGVISHILERRIHPTQGYRACLGILRLGKTHGEVRLELACRRALSLGACSYKSLESILRQGLENLPLAQQHLPLLPDDHANLRGPGYYH; the protein is encoded by the coding sequence ATGCGTAAGATTCGCGAAGTACTACGTCTCAAGTTCGAGGTCGGACTATCAGCTCGCCAGATTGCGGTCAGCGTGCAGGTCGGTCGTGTCACCGTCGGCGACTACCTCAATCGTTTTGCCGCCAGTGGTCTCAGTTGGCCCTGTTCGTTGTCCGATGCCGAGTTGGAGCAGCAACTGTTCCCGCCGGCCCCGGCGGTTGTCAGCGAGAAGCGGCCTTTACCCGATTGGGCATGGGTGCATGCCGAACTGCGCCGCCCCGGGGTGACCCTGGCGCTGCTCTGGCAGGAGTACCGCCTGAGCCAGCCGCAGGGCTTTCAGTACAGCTGGTTCTGTGAGCATTACCGAGCCTGGCAGGGCAAGTTGGACGTGGTGATGCGTCAGGAGCACCGCGTCGGCGAGAAGCTGTTCGTCGACTATGCCGGCCAGACGGTGCCGGTTATCGATCGCCACAGCGGCGAGATCCGCCAGGCGCAGGTGTTCGTCGCAGTGCTCGGCGCGTCCAGCTACACCTTCGCCGAAGCCACCTGGTCGCAGCAGCTGCCGGACTGGCTAGGCTCCCATGCCCGCTGCTTTGCCTTCCTCGGCGGCGTGCCGGAGATCGTGGTGCCGGACAACCTGCGCAGCGCGGTAAGCAAGGCCCATCGTTACGAGCCGGACATCAACCCCAGCTACCGCGACCTGGCCAAGCACTACGGAGTGGCGGTGGTGCCGGCGCGGGCACGCAAACCGCGCGACAAGGCCAAGGCCGAAGTCGGCGTGCAGGTGGTCGAGCGTTGGATCCTCGCGGCCCTGCGCAACCGTCAGTTCTTCTCCTTGGACGAACTCAACAGCGCCATCTCCGTGTTGCTGGAGCGGCTCAACCAACGCCCGTTCAAGAAGCTGCCGGGCTCGCGCCAGACGGCCTTCGACAGCCTGGATCGTCCGGCGCTGCGCCCCCTGCCGGTGCAACCCTACGTCTACGCCGAGTGGAAGAAGGCGCGGGTGCACATCGACTACCACGTCGAGGTCGATGGGCATTACTACTCGGTGCCGTACCAACTGGTGAAGAAACAACTGGAAGTACGCCTGACAGCGCGCACGGTGGAGTGCTTCCACGCCAATCAGCGGGTGGCCAGCCACCTTCGCTCACCGCACAAGGGCCGGCACAGCACACAGGCCGAGCACATGCCCAAGAGCCATCGCGAGCACGCCGAGTGGACGCCACGACGGCTGATCCGCTGGGCTGAGCAGACCGGGCCGAACACGGCCGGCGTGATCAGCCACATCCTCGAACGGCGCATCCACCCAACCCAAGGCTACCGGGCCTGCCTGGGCATCCTGCGCCTGGGCAAGACCCATGGCGAAGTGCGCTTGGAGTTGGCCTGCCGTCGCGCCCTCAGCCTCGGTGCGTGCAGCTACAAGAGCCTCGAATCGATCCTGCGCCAGGGGCTGGAAAACCTGCCGCTGGCCCAGCAGCACCTGCCCCTGCTGCCGGACGACCACGCCAACCTTCGCGGCCCCGGCTACTACCACTGA
- a CDS encoding ArsJ-associated glyceraldehyde-3-phosphate dehydrogenase, with protein sequence MTIKVGINGFGRIGRLALRAAWNWPELEFVQINDPAGDAATHAHLLNFDSVHGRWQHEASSDGDYVVIDGKRIKVSANKAIADTDWSGCDLVLEASGKMKTVAVLQGYLDQGVERVVVCAPVKEQGALNVVMGVNQHLFDPAQHRIVTAASCTTNCLAPVVKVIHEALGIRHGSITTIHDLTNTQSILDQPHKDLRRARASSMSLIPTTTGSATAIAEIFPELRGKLNGHAVRVPLANASLTDCVFEVERATTAEEVNAMLKAAADGPLKNILGYEERPLVSIDYRTDSRSSIVDALSTMVVAGTQVKIYAWYDNEWGYANRAVELARMVGAAD encoded by the coding sequence ATGACCATCAAGGTAGGCATCAACGGTTTTGGCCGCATCGGCCGTCTGGCCCTGCGCGCGGCCTGGAACTGGCCCGAACTGGAGTTCGTGCAGATCAACGACCCGGCTGGCGACGCCGCCACCCACGCGCACCTGCTCAATTTCGACTCGGTGCATGGCCGCTGGCAGCATGAGGCGAGCAGCGACGGCGATTACGTGGTGATCGATGGCAAGCGCATCAAAGTCAGCGCCAACAAGGCCATCGCTGACACCGACTGGAGCGGTTGCGATCTGGTGCTCGAGGCCAGCGGCAAGATGAAGACGGTCGCCGTGCTGCAGGGTTATCTGGACCAGGGCGTGGAGCGCGTGGTGGTCTGCGCGCCGGTCAAGGAGCAGGGCGCGCTGAACGTGGTGATGGGCGTCAACCAGCACCTGTTCGACCCGGCGCAGCACCGCATCGTCACCGCGGCGTCCTGCACCACCAACTGCCTGGCACCGGTGGTCAAGGTGATCCACGAGGCGCTGGGCATCCGTCACGGTTCGATCACTACCATCCACGACCTGACCAACACCCAGAGCATCCTCGACCAGCCGCACAAAGATCTGCGTCGCGCCCGCGCATCTAGCATGAGCCTGATTCCGACCACCACCGGCTCGGCCACGGCGATTGCCGAGATCTTCCCCGAGCTGCGCGGCAAGCTCAACGGCCATGCCGTACGCGTGCCGCTGGCCAACGCCTCGCTGACCGACTGCGTGTTCGAGGTGGAGCGCGCCACCACGGCCGAGGAAGTCAACGCGATGCTCAAGGCGGCCGCCGATGGCCCGCTGAAGAACATCCTGGGTTATGAGGAGCGCCCGCTGGTGTCCATCGACTACCGCACCGATTCGCGCTCGTCCATCGTCGATGCGCTGTCGACCATGGTGGTGGCCGGCACTCAGGTGAAGATCTATGCCTGGTACGACAACGAGTGGGGCTACGCCAACCGCGCGGTGGAGCTGGCGCGCATGGTCGGGGCAGCCGATTGA
- the arsJ gene encoding organoarsenical effux MFS transporter ArsJ, whose amino-acid sequence MHALSRLAPEVRQYLLVTGNYWAFTLTDGALRMLVVLHFHSLGYTPLQIAALFLFYEIFGVVTNLVGGYLGARLGLNRTMNIGLGLQVLALLMLTVPAVWLTVPWVMGAQALSGIAKDLNKMSAKSSIKLLVPDSQQGTLYKWVAILTGSKNALKGVGFFLGGALLAVLGFTGAVLAMAAVLALIWLASLVLLKKDLGKAKAKPKFRDMLSKSRAINILSAARLFLFGARDVWFVVALPVYLSTVFGWEFWLVGGFLASWVIGYGIVQSLAPRITGKQSGHVPDGRAAFLWATSLAGLPALIALGLGTGWSAHVVLLGGLMLFGVLFAVNSSLHSYLIVSYAKEDGVSLDVGFYYMSNALGRLIGTLLSGWVFQAYGLQACLWVSSAFVLAAALISIALPRHRDAARQI is encoded by the coding sequence ATGCATGCCTTATCCCGTCTGGCCCCCGAGGTGCGCCAGTACCTGCTGGTGACCGGCAACTACTGGGCTTTCACCCTCACCGACGGCGCGTTGCGCATGCTGGTGGTACTGCACTTTCACAGCCTTGGCTACACGCCGTTGCAGATTGCCGCGCTGTTTCTGTTCTACGAAATCTTCGGTGTGGTCACCAACCTGGTGGGCGGCTACCTGGGCGCGCGGCTGGGCCTCAACCGCACCATGAACATTGGCCTCGGCCTGCAGGTGCTGGCGCTGTTGATGCTCACCGTGCCGGCTGTCTGGTTGACCGTGCCCTGGGTCATGGGCGCCCAGGCGCTGTCCGGTATCGCCAAGGATCTGAACAAGATGAGCGCCAAGAGCTCGATCAAGCTCCTGGTGCCGGACAGTCAGCAGGGCACCCTGTACAAGTGGGTGGCGATCCTCACTGGCTCGAAGAATGCGCTCAAGGGCGTCGGCTTCTTCCTCGGTGGCGCGCTGCTCGCCGTGCTCGGCTTCACCGGTGCGGTGCTGGCCATGGCCGCTGTGCTGGCGCTGATCTGGCTGGCCAGCCTGGTGCTGCTGAAGAAGGATCTGGGCAAGGCCAAGGCCAAGCCGAAATTCCGCGACATGCTGTCCAAGAGCCGGGCGATCAACATTCTCTCGGCCGCCCGGCTGTTCCTGTTCGGTGCGCGCGACGTCTGGTTCGTGGTGGCGCTGCCGGTTTACCTGAGCACGGTGTTCGGCTGGGAGTTCTGGCTGGTGGGCGGTTTTCTCGCCAGTTGGGTGATCGGCTACGGCATCGTGCAATCGCTTGCCCCGCGTATCACCGGCAAGCAAAGCGGGCATGTGCCGGACGGCCGCGCCGCATTCCTCTGGGCGACATCGCTGGCGGGGCTGCCGGCGCTGATCGCCTTGGGTCTGGGCACTGGCTGGTCGGCACATGTTGTCTTGCTCGGCGGGCTGATGCTGTTCGGCGTGCTGTTCGCGGTGAATTCCTCGTTGCACAGCTACCTGATCGTCAGCTACGCCAAGGAGGACGGCGTATCGCTGGACGTCGGCTTCTACTACATGTCCAACGCTCTGGGCCGGCTGATCGGCACGCTGCTGTCGGGCTGGGTTTTCCAGGCTTATGGGCTACAGGCCTGCCTGTGGGTGTCCAGCGCCTTCGTGCTGGCTGCCGCGCTGATTTCCATCGCCTTGCCTAGGCATCGCGATGCCGCTCGGCAAATCTGA
- a CDS encoding CHASE domain-containing protein, which produces MLLTRNMLCGALVFFLCIFLSALAGWQQARNNHNHVQEELATATLEIERALTARLKVYEYRLRGIRGAIHMIGESKISRAQFERYGQARNLDLEYPGARGFGYIRKVPRSRVEAFLVNARADGRPDFQIWQLAPHNGDLFVIQYVEPAERNAQAIGLDIASEHKRRYAAVMAAASGKATLTSPINLVQVAGFEESSFLFLLPVYRDPVIPQSPELRRFELLGWSYAPLAMSEVMAFLDIAPKGLQLQLTDITDSPEGQLIYRSETVSGQAGIQTYTLERAFFGRTWRMDVSADSIFLERLEPVSPLMVFAAGSLASALLALITVMLLMSRDRRQESLAAQARLATIVENSSDAIIGEALDGRIITWNHAAEQMFGYPESAVLGKPLAPLLVPAERLEEDQAMLAQASRGERSSAMETQRLHRDGRLIDVAITCSLIREPDGCILGVAKLMHDISDRKRAENYLKQFNIALEEQVSQRTAELTRVAGLLQAVLDASSEVSIIATDMQGQVMVFNRGAEQLLGYRAEEMIGKGSPKEFHMQGEIEARSAELTREYGTAVEGVDVFHYKADLEGSETREWTYVCGFHAIRPPSPLSSGQAFHGHLATCSTAIRPGSRSAATQGWHC; this is translated from the coding sequence ATGCTGCTGACACGCAACATGCTTTGCGGCGCGCTGGTGTTTTTTCTATGTATTTTTCTCAGTGCCTTGGCCGGCTGGCAGCAAGCTCGTAATAATCACAACCACGTGCAAGAAGAACTGGCGACGGCCACTTTGGAGATTGAGAGAGCGCTGACTGCGCGTTTGAAGGTCTATGAGTATCGCCTGCGTGGTATCCGTGGGGCTATTCACATGATCGGTGAGAGCAAAATCAGTCGTGCTCAGTTCGAGCGTTATGGTCAGGCGCGCAATCTCGACCTCGAGTATCCCGGCGCGCGGGGCTTTGGATATATCCGCAAGGTGCCGCGATCACGGGTGGAGGCTTTCCTGGTCAATGCCAGGGCCGATGGCCGACCCGATTTCCAGATCTGGCAGTTGGCTCCGCACAACGGAGATCTATTCGTCATTCAATATGTCGAACCTGCCGAACGCAATGCCCAGGCAATAGGTCTGGACATCGCCTCCGAGCACAAGCGTCGCTATGCTGCGGTGATGGCAGCCGCCAGCGGTAAGGCGACGCTGACCAGTCCGATCAATTTGGTTCAGGTTGCTGGCTTCGAAGAAAGTTCCTTCCTGTTTTTGCTGCCCGTTTATCGCGATCCAGTCATTCCACAATCCCCTGAGCTGCGCAGATTTGAGCTGCTTGGCTGGAGTTATGCGCCACTCGCCATGAGCGAGGTCATGGCTTTCCTCGATATTGCACCCAAAGGCCTTCAACTCCAGCTGACCGATATAACGGACTCCCCTGAGGGGCAGCTCATCTACAGGTCCGAGACTGTCAGCGGCCAGGCCGGCATCCAGACCTATACTCTGGAGCGCGCATTTTTCGGCCGCACCTGGCGTATGGATGTGTCAGCCGATTCTATTTTCCTCGAGCGCCTGGAGCCCGTATCGCCGCTGATGGTTTTTGCAGCAGGAAGTCTGGCCAGTGCGTTGTTGGCGCTGATTACAGTGATGCTGCTGATGTCACGTGATCGACGCCAGGAAAGTCTGGCCGCTCAGGCGCGCCTCGCCACCATCGTTGAAAACTCCAGCGACGCGATCATTGGTGAGGCTCTGGACGGCCGCATCATCACCTGGAACCACGCGGCAGAGCAGATGTTCGGTTATCCCGAAAGTGCCGTACTCGGCAAGCCACTGGCGCCTTTGCTTGTACCCGCCGAACGGCTGGAGGAAGACCAGGCGATGCTTGCCCAGGCATCCAGAGGTGAGCGCAGCTCGGCCATGGAAACTCAGCGTTTGCACAGAGATGGCCGACTGATCGATGTCGCGATTACCTGCAGCCTGATCCGCGAGCCTGATGGCTGCATCCTCGGGGTGGCCAAGTTGATGCACGACATCAGTGATCGCAAGCGTGCAGAAAACTACCTGAAGCAGTTCAATATCGCGCTGGAAGAGCAGGTCAGCCAGCGTACCGCCGAGTTGACGCGGGTTGCAGGCTTGCTCCAGGCCGTGCTGGATGCTTCTTCGGAGGTCTCGATCATTGCCACGGACATGCAAGGGCAGGTCATGGTGTTCAATCGAGGCGCCGAGCAGCTATTGGGCTATCGTGCCGAGGAGATGATCGGCAAGGGCAGCCCCAAAGAATTTCATATGCAAGGCGAGATCGAGGCGCGCTCAGCTGAACTGACGCGCGAATACGGAACGGCTGTCGAAGGCGTTGATGTCTTCCACTACAAGGCCGATCTTGAGGGCTCCGAGACACGCGAATGGACTTACGTATGCGGATTCCACGCCATCCGGCCACCCAGTCCGCTCTCATCTGGCCAGGCATTCCACGGCCATCTGGCCACCTGTTCCACGGCCATCCGGCCGGGCAGTCGGAGCGCAGCGACGCAGGGGTGGCATTGTTAG
- a CDS encoding EAL domain-containing protein — MIRLSKPPQPQISRVNAYAGLLAHAPDAFRPGQKQRALIALSDIAVHSPSAYIKNRRLALNTCALALLLMALALSLPPIAILTQRPADYVSVHLLLEMFAISVSLMIVTIAWNTLHQSVEPTAQTMIFGFTSVAGLDILHTLYYGGMPGLLVDGSTNTAIFFWLSSRAVEVAVLCLVALAVRLPGSRNLWLMAGIALVIALFVVATQHPQLLPISYIPGSGLTPLKQISEYILCAANLSLALWFFLMSRKTQNSRDLWLGVACFITAMGAVAFTQYRQASEFINLFGHLYKVAAYCFFYLAAFQIAVRKPYRLLEMREKHIREQEAELNNLLDNLPVGVARIDDCLNLRYANPSLIQSLDRRPDSVIGKSINDLLLKDVAEQIRPHLLKAISGIRSDQDIQYVRPDGQSAYASCLVVPERQVSGREAGVVAIFTDTSERERSRQKLIESLREIAEIKAALDAHAIVAITDARGVITQVNDKFCAISQYARSELIGRTHKMINSGHHPREFFQDLWRTISRGEVWSGEVCNQAKDGSLYWVQSTIMPFIGKDGLPEQYIAIRADITKRKLIEEAAQRLALHDSLTGLANRRLMSERLIFALQHSQRHSQHGALLLMDLDHFKEINDTLGHPIGDQLLKEVAVRLQANLRQNDTVARLGGDEFVVILEELGNGQESAMHHASDTGEKIRQVLSAPYQLHEHMVQISTSIGVVLFDGTLQSADELIKQADMALYKAKDAGRDQLCFFDNTLQNEINQRAQLQRELRLAIEKDELRLFYQPVVNTDEQILGYEALLRWQSPQRGMVSPLQFIPLAEESGLIIPIGQWVMSTACRQLAEWQHDPVRQAWTIAVNISARQLSQPDFVQQVLNILASTNAPARRLRLEITESMLQHDLAVTIGKMQALRQIGVRFSLDDFGTGYSSMSYLKHMPLDQLKIDKSFIDDILVDNTDSAIASTVVTLADNLGLEVVAEGVEQRKQLDLLVSLGCHAFQGYLFGKPGPLPPAK, encoded by the coding sequence TTGATTCGCCTTTCCAAACCACCACAGCCGCAGATTTCACGGGTAAACGCATACGCAGGGTTATTAGCGCATGCTCCCGATGCTTTCCGGCCAGGACAAAAACAGCGAGCGCTGATAGCGCTCTCGGATATCGCCGTGCACTCACCTAGCGCTTACATAAAAAATCGCCGCCTTGCCTTGAACACCTGCGCTCTGGCGCTGCTACTCATGGCTTTAGCCTTGAGCCTGCCTCCCATTGCGATCCTCACTCAGCGCCCGGCCGATTACGTATCAGTGCACTTGCTGCTGGAAATGTTTGCCATCAGTGTCTCGCTGATGATCGTCACTATCGCCTGGAACACACTGCACCAGAGCGTAGAGCCAACTGCACAGACCATGATTTTCGGCTTCACCAGTGTCGCCGGCCTGGACATCTTGCACACCCTTTACTACGGCGGCATGCCAGGGCTGCTCGTGGATGGCAGTACCAATACAGCAATTTTCTTCTGGCTCAGCAGCCGTGCAGTCGAAGTTGCCGTTCTCTGCCTGGTAGCCTTGGCCGTTCGACTGCCCGGCAGCCGCAATCTCTGGCTAATGGCAGGCATTGCCCTGGTCATAGCCCTGTTTGTGGTGGCGACTCAGCACCCGCAATTGCTACCGATAAGCTATATCCCTGGCAGCGGTCTGACGCCGTTGAAGCAGATCAGTGAGTACATACTGTGCGCTGCCAACCTCAGTCTGGCCTTGTGGTTTTTCCTGATGAGCCGCAAGACCCAAAATAGCCGAGACCTTTGGCTAGGCGTTGCCTGTTTCATCACCGCCATGGGCGCAGTGGCGTTTACCCAGTACCGGCAAGCCTCGGAATTCATAAATCTGTTTGGCCATCTTTACAAGGTAGCGGCCTACTGCTTCTTCTACCTGGCTGCCTTCCAGATAGCCGTGCGCAAACCCTATCGCTTGCTGGAAATGCGCGAGAAACACATTCGCGAACAGGAGGCTGAGTTAAACAACCTGCTGGACAATTTGCCGGTCGGCGTAGCCCGTATCGATGACTGCCTCAACCTGCGCTACGCCAACCCGAGCCTGATCCAAAGCCTGGATCGTCGGCCTGACAGTGTGATCGGCAAAAGCATCAATGATCTGTTGCTAAAGGACGTTGCCGAACAAATCAGGCCACATCTGCTCAAGGCAATCAGCGGAATACGTAGCGATCAGGACATTCAATACGTTCGCCCGGACGGCCAAAGCGCCTATGCCTCTTGTCTGGTGGTACCGGAACGCCAGGTTAGCGGCCGTGAGGCTGGAGTCGTGGCCATTTTCACCGACACCAGTGAGCGCGAACGCAGTCGTCAGAAGTTGATTGAATCACTGCGCGAAATCGCCGAAATCAAGGCCGCCCTCGACGCGCACGCCATCGTCGCCATTACCGATGCCCGCGGCGTAATCACTCAGGTCAACGACAAGTTCTGCGCCATTTCCCAGTACGCCCGCAGCGAACTGATCGGCCGCACCCACAAAATGATCAATTCCGGTCACCACCCACGCGAGTTCTTCCAGGATCTGTGGCGCACCATCAGCCGTGGCGAGGTATGGAGTGGTGAGGTGTGCAATCAAGCAAAGGACGGCTCGCTGTATTGGGTTCAGAGCACCATCATGCCGTTCATCGGCAAGGACGGCCTGCCCGAGCAGTACATTGCCATTCGCGCCGACATCACCAAGCGCAAGCTGATTGAAGAAGCCGCTCAGCGCCTGGCTCTACATGACTCGCTTACCGGCCTGGCCAACCGCCGCCTGATGAGCGAGCGCCTGATCTTTGCCCTGCAACACAGTCAGCGACACAGCCAGCATGGCGCCTTGCTGCTGATGGATTTGGATCACTTCAAGGAAATCAACGACACCCTCGGTCACCCTATCGGCGATCAACTGCTCAAGGAGGTGGCCGTGCGCCTGCAGGCCAACCTGCGCCAAAACGATACTGTTGCGCGTCTTGGTGGTGACGAATTTGTTGTCATTCTCGAGGAGCTTGGCAACGGTCAGGAAAGTGCTATGCATCATGCGAGCGATACCGGCGAGAAAATCCGCCAGGTTCTTTCCGCACCCTACCAACTGCATGAGCATATGGTGCAGATCAGCACGAGCATTGGTGTGGTGCTATTCGATGGCACACTGCAAAGCGCCGATGAGCTGATCAAACAGGCCGACATGGCGCTGTACAAGGCCAAAGATGCCGGACGCGACCAGTTATGCTTCTTCGACAACACATTGCAGAACGAGATCAATCAGCGCGCCCAGTTACAGCGAGAGTTGCGCCTGGCAATCGAGAAGGACGAGTTACGTCTGTTCTATCAACCCGTGGTCAATACTGACGAACAAATTCTTGGCTATGAAGCCCTGCTGCGCTGGCAAAGCCCACAGCGCGGAATGGTTTCCCCATTACAGTTCATCCCCCTCGCAGAAGAAAGTGGCCTGATCATTCCCATCGGCCAATGGGTAATGAGCACCGCCTGCCGTCAACTGGCCGAGTGGCAGCACGATCCTGTGCGCCAGGCTTGGACCATTGCCGTGAATATCAGTGCACGGCAGCTCAGCCAGCCCGATTTCGTCCAGCAAGTCCTAAACATCCTAGCCAGCACCAACGCACCGGCCAGACGCCTGCGCCTGGAGATCACCGAATCCATGCTGCAGCACGATCTGGCGGTCACCATCGGCAAGATGCAGGCACTTCGCCAAATCGGTGTACGGTTTTCGCTGGATGACTTTGGTACCGGCTATTCGTCCATGAGTTACCTCAAGCATATGCCGCTGGACCAACTGAAAATCGATAAGTCCTTTATCGACGACATTCTTGTGGACAATACCGACAGCGCCATCGCCAGTACCGTGGTCACTCTGGCGGATAATCTCGGCCTGGAGGTAGTAGCCGAAGGCGTGGAGCAGCGTAAACAGCTTGATTTGCTGGTATCGCTCGGCTGCCATGCATTCCAGGGATACCTGTTCGGAAAGCCGGGGCCACTGCCACCCGCGAAATAG
- the istB gene encoding IS21-like element ISPpu7 family helper ATPase IstB: MLPHPTLDKLQTLRLHGMLKALAEQLKTPDIDSLSFEERLGLLVDRELTERDDKRLSSRLRQARLKHNACLEDIDYRAPRGLDKALILQLSSGQWLRDGLNLIINGPTGVGKTWLACALAHQACREGYSVRYLRLPRLLEELGLAHGDGRFAKLMSSYAKTDLLILDDWGLAPFTAEQRRDMLELLDDRYGQRSTLVTSQMPVDNWHELIGDPTLADAILDRLVHNAYRINLKGESMRKRTQKLTTPANPD, from the coding sequence ATGCTGCCCCATCCGACCCTGGACAAGCTCCAGACCCTGCGCCTGCACGGCATGCTCAAGGCACTCGCCGAGCAACTGAAAACCCCCGACATCGACAGCCTGAGCTTCGAGGAACGCCTCGGCCTGCTGGTCGACCGCGAACTGACCGAACGCGACGACAAGCGCCTCAGCAGCCGCCTGCGCCAGGCCCGGCTCAAGCACAACGCCTGTCTCGAAGACATCGACTACCGTGCCCCGCGCGGACTCGACAAGGCGCTGATCCTCCAGCTGAGCAGCGGTCAGTGGCTGCGCGACGGACTCAACCTGATTATCAACGGCCCGACTGGCGTCGGTAAAACCTGGCTGGCCTGCGCCCTGGCCCACCAGGCCTGCCGAGAGGGCTACAGCGTGCGTTACCTGCGCTTGCCGCGCCTACTGGAAGAGTTGGGCTTGGCCCATGGCGACGGGCGCTTCGCCAAGCTGATGAGTAGCTACGCCAAGACCGACCTGCTGATCCTTGATGACTGGGGCCTGGCCCCGTTCACCGCCGAACAGCGCCGCGACATGCTGGAGCTACTGGACGACCGCTACGGCCAGCGCTCGACCCTCGTGACCAGCCAAATGCCCGTGGACAACTGGCACGAACTGATCGGCGATCCAACCCTGGCCGATGCCATCCTCGACCGCCTGGTGCACAACGCTTATCGGATCAATCTGAAGGGTGAATCAATGCGCAAACGGACGCAGAAATTGACGACGCCAGCCAACCCGGACTAA
- a CDS encoding ArsO family NAD(P)H-dependent flavin-containing monooxygenase — translation MKTNADTPIDVVIIGGGQAALATAYFLRRTGLSFVMLDAEDGPGGAWRHGWNSLRLFSPATWSSIPGWMMPPAEDGYPTRDHVVDYLARYEDRYQFRVQRPVRVTSVERRAGSLRVHAAHQYWDARAVVSATGTWSHPHIPHYPGSELFGGEQLHSAHYVEAQPFAGKRVLVVGGGNSGAQILAEVSKVADATWVTPTEPLFLPDDVDGRVLFERATERWKAQQEGRVIDQPVGGLGDVVMVPPVVEARERGVLHAVRPFECFTRDGVLWPDGTQSAVDVVIWCTGFKPALDHLASLGLLTDEGRIEVEGTRAIHEPRLWLVGYGEWTGSASATLIGVTRTARSTAAEIEQFLSKAQA, via the coding sequence ATGAAAACCAACGCTGATACGCCGATAGATGTCGTCATTATCGGGGGTGGGCAAGCCGCTTTAGCCACCGCATATTTCCTGCGTCGTACTGGTTTGTCATTCGTGATGCTCGATGCCGAGGACGGCCCAGGCGGTGCCTGGCGCCATGGCTGGAATTCCCTGCGACTGTTCTCCCCGGCAACCTGGAGTTCGATTCCCGGCTGGATGATGCCGCCAGCCGAAGATGGCTACCCGACACGCGATCACGTCGTCGATTACCTCGCGCGCTACGAGGATCGCTACCAGTTTAGAGTGCAGCGCCCCGTGCGGGTCACTTCGGTGGAACGCCGCGCAGGGTCGTTGCGCGTGCATGCCGCGCATCAGTATTGGGACGCCAGGGCGGTGGTCAGTGCCACCGGCACCTGGAGCCATCCCCATATTCCCCACTATCCAGGCAGCGAGCTGTTTGGCGGCGAGCAATTGCACTCGGCCCACTATGTCGAAGCGCAACCGTTCGCGGGTAAACGGGTGCTGGTGGTGGGCGGCGGCAACTCCGGGGCGCAGATTCTGGCAGAGGTGTCGAAAGTGGCCGACGCCACCTGGGTGACGCCCACCGAGCCGCTGTTCCTGCCCGACGATGTCGACGGTCGCGTACTGTTCGAGCGCGCCACCGAGCGCTGGAAAGCCCAGCAGGAAGGTCGCGTCATCGACCAACCGGTGGGCGGGCTCGGCGATGTGGTGATGGTACCGCCCGTGGTCGAGGCACGCGAGCGCGGCGTGCTGCACGCGGTACGCCCGTTCGAATGCTTCACCCGCGATGGCGTGCTCTGGCCAGATGGCACGCAGAGCGCAGTGGATGTGGTGATCTGGTGTACCGGTTTCAAACCTGCGCTGGACCACCTGGCCAGCCTGGGGCTGCTCACCGATGAAGGGCGAATCGAGGTCGAAGGCACCCGCGCCATCCACGAACCCAGGCTATGGCTGGTGGGCTACGGCGAATGGACGGGCTCGGCGTCGGCCACCCTGATCGGGGTGACTCGCACCGCGCGCAGCACCGCCGCCGAAATCGAGCAGTTCCTGAGCAAGGCGCAGGCCTGA